From a region of the Salminus brasiliensis chromosome 4, fSalBra1.hap2, whole genome shotgun sequence genome:
- the gins1 gene encoding DNA replication complex GINS protein PSF1 gives MFCEKAVELIRELQRMSDGQLPAFNEDNIRQVLEEMKALYEQNQTDVNEAKTEGKSELIPTIKFRHCCLLRNQRCITAYLYDRLLRIRALRWEYGSVLPTTIRFHMCAEELEWFNQYKKSLATYMRSLGGDEGLDITQDMKPPKSLYIEVRCLKDHGEFEIDDGTVILLKKNSQHFLPRWKCEQLIRQGVLEHVMS, from the exons ATGTTCTGCGAGAAGGCAGTCGAGCTTATCCGAGAGCTTCAGCGGATGTCTGATGGCCAGTTGCCTGCTTTTAAC GAGGACAACATTCGGCAAGTGCTTGAAGAAATGAAAGCTTTATATGAGCAGAACCAAACTGATGT TAATGAGGCTAAGACTGAGGGCAAGAGTGAGCTCATACCAACCATCAAGTTTCGTCACTGCTGCTTGCTGAGGAACCAGCGCTGCATTACAGCCTACCT TTACGATCGGCTCCTTCGAATCCGTGCTCTCAGGTGGGAGTATGGAAGTGTGTTGCCCACAACAATTCGTTTCCACATGTGTGCTGAAGAG TTGGAGTGGTTCAATCAGTACAAGAAGTCCTTGGCCACCTATATGAGGTCACTTGGTGGAGACGAAGGGCTGGATATAACGCAAGACATGAAACCCCCCAAGAGTCTATATATTGAG GTACGCTGTTTGAAAGATCACGGGGAGTTTGAAATAGATGATGGAACAGTTATACTCTTGAAGAAAAATAGCCAG CATTTTCTACCCCGATGGAAGTGTGAGCAGCTGATTCGGCAGGGAGTCCTGGAACATGTCATGTCTTGA